In Salvia miltiorrhiza cultivar Shanhuang (shh) chromosome 4, IMPLAD_Smil_shh, whole genome shotgun sequence, the DNA window TATGAACAAAAAACAACTGTCCAGCTACTTAAATTGAAGAGGAATCTTAAAACAGCTAATTCCATGATTTCCTCTATAAACTATCTAATTCAGATATCAATGCAAAACTAAGACATgaacaattgaaataattatcaGCTCACACACCTGAAAATTGAATGTGGGGAGAGGGGGAAGGTCTTTGAGGAAGTCGGAAGGTTTCTTCGAGCTGAACCGCATCTCCTCTTCCACCAATCGGTCAACTTCTTCTTTAACCTTTGGGTTGCCATAGTCGTCATCAATGTAGGGCAAAGCATCAATTATTGGAGCCGCCGGTGCCGTGGCCGTGGACGACTGCGGCGGCGCCTCCAGCATCAGTATGTCGGCACTACCTCCATTAGCAGTCGCCATTAGTTATCAAACCCCTGCCATTAACACTTGGTAAGCTGAGAATTCGCCTCGCACGCACGCATGTAAGTATATGCATATACTGAACTTCTACTTCGAAGTAAAAACTAATGTAGAAATACTGAAATAGCAAACtcagaaaagataacaacataAACATGTCCAGAAAGAAATAAGAGAAAATTGCAAAAGGAATTTATGAACAATTGACCTATTCGATTAAAAAAGGGGGAAGATTTCGCAATAAATCATCAGTAAGAGCGTTTTCTTTACCTTCGGATAAAAATTAGGGCTATGTGGCTGAGCTCACTGAGACGGAGGAAGGCAGCGGCGGTTAACGGAGGCCAGCGGCGGATTAGTTGCCGAGATTTCCTGTGGCAGTCTGAATTTTCTGAAGTAggtttccttttcttttagaATTTTTATGTGTCAAGAGAAGGGGACGTATTGTACGGTacttatagtattattttacgtgaatatataatttttaggtattttaaaaatatataactaaagaaaaatgtatttttaaattatatagtaggagtattattttttagaattttttatcGTTATAATATTCTTactttttttcataataatttTGTAGCTTATATGAACATTAGAGCGTTGTTTTATCAAAGACATGGTACAGTtttattgtgaaaaaaataaaaacattccaattacaagaaaataaaaCGCAATATTGCGATtgccaaattttaaaaattatagaaaCATTATGATATTTTTGCTAATTAATCCAAATTTGAAACTGCGTTGGCTTGAACTTGTATCTTCTGCTTACACTATTTTATTGAAGAGTTAATTTCAGAACAGCTTTCAGTAATTTATGAttagaagaaaatgaaaattgtcACATTTCTACTGTTGTCAAGTCGAACAAAAACTATTAAGTATTAAAGTATATAGAATTATATCAAATGCTATTTTAGATactcttctcaaaaaaaaaaaaaaaaaaagaagaacaaCCAAATTAATGATTTTATAAAGAATCTCGAGTTTGAGCGAATGCTAACCTTACCAACTGTGAGGTAAAAATATTATATGCATAAATCCTCTTAAGCACATTCATAATAATTAAATGTTCAATTCGAATCACAATAATTTGTTCAAATGTAATAAATTAAAGGAGTATTACATTTcctaacaaaaatataattatgacGTGTAAAACTATCAACTCTAAAATGATGCAATAACCGATACAAATTCACCTATAGTTAGAAAGTAAAATTAAAACCACAGGAAAGTAAAATCATGCATAAACTTGATATCAAGTGTTGACTAATAATCAACTCAAAATATGTgtgcaaatatataatttatgtgtTCCATAATTTTGTTAAACTTGCGTTTTACAATAATTTCCATCAATCAAAACAATGCAATGAGTAAAGTACAAACTGAGCTAAGCATAATTGTACATCTCATTGAAGCAGAAACCTATAAAAATGGAACAAGCCAAAATAAATTGAAGCCACATTATATCCTTATAAGCATGCTCTAATTTTATAAGTAATATTTTAGTTCACTGCTATAAATCACAGATGAAAGATTGAAAAATGATCCATAAAATAGCAAAAGACTGCATACTGAATTGAATCACTAACAATGGTAAGATCTAAGATGGCTAGAGTtgaagcatatatatatatattccccATTCTGTACAAGTTAATTTGCACAGTTTTCTTCCATACATACAGATTACATTAAAATCAATTCCATGGACTGATTTCTATATGGTTTAACTTAGCACACTCTGGATACCATCGACCAGTCCTTTAAAAATCGTTTAGTTCGTTCCTTTACAATGTGTAGGTAGTACGTGCTATATTAGAAAGCTAAGTCAGTGTTCTTACTCTCAAACTTGAAACTACGTCTGATACTCGAGAACAGCTTCCCCTGCAATTTAGTGATGAGAGATAATATGGTCACCCTTATATTTGGTCAGATCTATAATGCTCAAATGTCAATCTTAATGCAATAGAATGTGTCTTCACTTAGCACGAGAAAAGGCTTAAAAACTATAACGGGCTGCTTCTGATATAACCTACAATGACTAATGAAATCAGACATGCCCAGCTAATGTTTCAGAATGTAGACTAAAATGGCTATTCGATGTTGAAATTATCTAGATGAGGCATAACGTAAATGTGAGCCTACGAGACTTCTTATTGATGTTTGAATCTGATTAGACCAAGAGATATACTAGTACACCATGCATTCTCTACATATGTAAGGATGTAACAGTAACTCACCATGCATCTTCTTGACAAACCGTTCAAATTCAATGAGGTTCGGTCTTTCCATGAGAAGTGGGCTAAGCCTCAAATAggtaaaagaagaaaaatgccTCCTATCGGGATCACTGATGGGCTTTGCCTTctccaataaataactaaaccTTTCTCTGCCGTTGCATGCAAAAGAATTTTCACTGGCAACAGATATACTGGCATCCCAAGCAGCATTCAGAACCTAAATTGCGATCAGCAGTTAATACAGGATGTGGAAAACGAATTGTTAATAAAGCAAGAATTCTGCCTTTCATGTGAAAAAATAGTTTTGGTGAAGAAATTGGCGTTAGGACATAGATGGAAAAATATCGAAACCTGAGTTGCCAACCCTTACTTGCCAAAGTAATCCCTCAGGATCAGCCAAGGACTCAGAGAGGTCAGTGTTCTGATTCATCATGCTCTTTTCAGAACATGTAAGGCATAGAGTAGCACCATGCCTCTTCAGCATTGCCATGATAGCAGCATAGCCATCACGATTGCTGGAATTATAAAATCCAGCAGTCAATTCAGCAGCATGACTAGCTGTCTTGTACCACCAGTGCATGCCGGACAGCTgctcaaaaatcaaaatataaaaaagtttTTAGATAGAGAATCATGcctgaacaaaaaaaaatcgaattttctCATCAATCTATGGATACTGGCGAAGATAGTAAGATTAACCCATATCTGCATACGAAGTATGTACGGGTACAAGGCAATAATACTTAGTTCATAAAAAACGTGGAAAAAGTTGGAAACGAAGACAATCAGATTGAGTCATATGAAAGGAGCTCACCTTTGCAGCAATTTGTGTCCCTTCAAAAGCTAACTTGGCAAGAGAAAGCACTTTATCACCATGCTCAACTAAAACCTGAGAATACCAACTTAAGAAAAACCTGCCATAGTAACCATCATAGTCACCCCCGTCGCAGAAAAATCCTGTTTCGTGGGGCAGTGAATTGTAAGAACCAGCATTTTCTGGTCCTCGAGCCCAGAAAGAGTGCCCTCTAATTTCAGCAGCCTTCCGCAGGCTTTTCAGCATATATTGATCATAGCACTGGTAATAGAGCAATATAGATTAGATTGTCTGATACATTATAGATCAAGGTTCATACAAAGTATCTGAAATTAAAGTGTATCTCAACACCTTCAGAAGCTGCAATGGGTACAGGAATTATCATACCACTTCTGTCCAACATCTTACTAAATGTTTCTCCTTTCTATACACATTTTCAGAACACCCACAACCCCGCCACCTCCCCTGCCcctcaaaacaaaacaaacatcGTCTCACATGGGGGGGATGGTGCATGACTCATCCTAAGTGCAGTATTAGgaacaaattcataaaaatgctgATTACCTGAAATTCACCAATGCCAGGGTATCTCCAACCATGCTTCACAGGGTTACAAGGGTATCTCAGCTCTCCACATGGACCAAGTCCAACTACAATCATAGATATGACACCATCCTCAAAAAACTCATCAAATTCAACCCGAAAGCTTCTCATGTAATCAAAGTAGACCTACAACAGTTAAGCAATCATAAGATCAATGGAATGTGCAAGCTAGTTAATTAGAGTATTGCTTAACAAATAACATCACGACTATCTTAAAATTTTGTTGATGTAGCAAGCATGGGTTGTACAAAACTAATTTTTTAGGACAAGTTTTTTCCTATTGACAAATCAAGTTTCTAGCTGGTAAGTGAACATAAGGTATAACTTTAAAAAAGCACAGCTTTTAGAAACCAGGCTCCAAATCACCATCAGACCAAAGAGAAAATATACAAGTAAAATCTTTGCATGTTTGCAGCAGCTTCGATTCTCCTTTTTTCTGCTAATTAACAAGTGAAGATAAAGCGTGGATAGGAAACTGACGTGCTCGAGAAACATTTTGACTGTAAAAAGTTTGCAAAAATAATAATCACCTCTATAGCAGTTCGTCCTCTTAAAACTCGTTCCTTATCAGCCCCCCAAGACAGGCATTCTGGGTCCCGCCTTCCAGCTCTATCCGTGAAAAATATGTCTGGATTGTTTCGACCGATTTCAGCGACCCAATGAGGCAGGGGAATACACACATCATCCCCAACATTACCTCCACATTCATGAAAGGACATAACAACCTGTTTTCATATTAAATCTTAGCCAGTGGTAGAAAGAATTCAAAATGAATAAACATAAGAAACAACATTTAGGTCAAAGTAGCATGTCTTATGTATTACTCCCCTTGCAAATAGTAGTGTACTTAATTAGAGTACCTTAGACTCTTAACCAATGTGATAGGCTGAATATCATCTCTcattagaaaataattattcaaaaaatggCTTATTGAAAAAGGGCTCTTTGGATATACTTTCTCTAAGTCACTTGGTCCAAGAGATGTAGTGAGATTTAATATTCAATAAACCCATTATGAAACAAAATCTAAGAAACCCAGTCTTGGCATCTATGAACAGTTGAATATTTGGAACAATAAGACTTCTTTTGTATTTGTTCTAAATGACAATACCACTAGATAGAAGCGTGTAGAAGTAGGGATGTGAAAGAGATGTTATAACTGAATGCTAAGTAGTCCAGGACATGCAAAGTCACCTGCAGCTTCATCTTCAGCTCCTTCACCATTTGAAATAACCTCCGGTAACCATTCCAGTTGTACTCCTGAGGTGCATGCGCTTCAACTATACCCCACCAGCAGTCAACCATAATACCATCAACGTGCATTGATTTCAGGATTTTCAATTGCTTCACTAGACCATCTGGATCAACAAGCTCGCATTTCATGTTAATGACACCCAACTGGCACCAAAATGTTTAGGGCGTTAACAATTATCTTTCTTCTAAGCTGAAGTTCATCGAAATGACAACCTACCGCAGCCAAAATGAATTGGTGCTCTAAGTATCACTTTACTGACCAGAGAAACAAGCCCAAAACATCTCCAAGAATACATGTCATTTTATCAAAACATTCAATATGTAAACAACAATAAATTGACTTCATAGGACCACATAAAACTAGACCCATATATGTAAAAAGTAAGGTGATGGATCAGTAAAATTAGCTTACTCACTGGCAACATAGCATATACTGGAACATAAGAGGTACCCGAAAAATCCCGCTCCTGTAGTTTTGACGGCATGTCAACAACCTAGGGGAATAGAAAACCAATCAAAATGGAAATGAAAAGGCTGCACAGACAAACTAGAGATGCAATCAAAGTTCAGGAGAAATTGTCACGTGACATCCCAAGTGAGGCAACTATATAATGCACCAAAGAAGTAAATTCAGAGGATAGTGAAAGAATTTCAATCTAGAGAAGCCAGGATTCTTGCCTGCGTGGTGTCAACTGAATCAATTGAACCTCCAAGAAGAGGATCATTCGGTAGCTCTCCTCCATCCCCAATCATAGCTGATGCTTGACTTCTAGTGCTGGAGGATACATCATAAGGAGATGAAGTGGGCACAAAAACACCTTTCAAGTGACTTGAGCTATAATCAACAGTGCTTTTATAGCCTGGGGAGATGCCTCTCAAGGAAGTAGGAGAAGTAGGTTGTGCTGGCATTTGCGAAGAAGATGAAGTCACAGCTGTGTTTTGTGCACCACCAGTAGGTCTGGTGCTCTGCTgatatttaaaatgaaaattagtGCAAAACCAGATTCACAAGCATGTTATTCATACAACTAGAATACACAGACTCCACTTCAACATTGGGTGTCAGATGCAGATAGAAGCTTGGATATTTCTGCTTCAGCTTAAAGGCTGCCCCAGTTGCACATATTACGCATGCTTGGTCAAACATGTCACAATACATATAGAAGAAATTTGATTTCACATTAGTATATATTGGGTAAAAGAGAACAAGAATATGTTAATAGAAATGAACCCTTAGCAGCTGGGAGAATCCTTTACACTTCTTCCATTTTAACCACAAATCTCAGAGTTCTTGAGTCGCATCTCAAAAACTCTACCAAATCAACCGAGGTGCTGCTGCTATAATTTTTGACAATGGACATACCACTTAGTGAGTAACTATAGTACATAAAAGACAGTCATATACAACAATTTTGAATAAGAAAAATGCAAAAACACTACTAACACAGTGAATCAATCAGCAAGAATGTTATATTCCTTCAAGTGTAAAATCAGAATTcaccaaacaaacaaaaaaagaaaaagaaaaagaaaaaaaagaaagaaaaaagcaCAGCAAGAATAATGGTACCTGTGCTCTGGAAGGGAAGGTGGTCCCATCTGGAAGAACAACCCAACCTGCTTCCCTAGCCAAAGCAGCAATGACATCATTAATATCAGCTCTGACTCTAAGATTGTAGTTGCCGTGCCTACGAAGCCCAGCCAATATCTTTGCTGTGATCGCTCGACGCTGTCGCTCCCGCAGCTTtgttctctctttctcttcctGAGGCCTACACCTTCGAGCCCCTCCAACCTGCGGAGTTTGCGGATCTTGATATTGCTGATTATGCACATACCTATTACTACCACCTGTTGACAAAACACCAACATCCACACCCACCATATTAGGGGTTACCATGTTCTTCTCTTCATCTTCGtcgtcatcatcatcttcctcctTCACATCCATCCCCatttcatcatcatcttcttcacttGCGCCGAACCTCTGCATCTCTGCTGCCATCAGCCTTGTCAGTTTCCTTGTATCTCTTTGTTATCTTCTCCCCAAGGAGGCACAGGTTTCGCAGTAACTAGTCATGCTGAAGAAGGTACATCCACCTTCACACCTTATATATAGTTTACCTGTGCCATACTTTCCATCGAATGCGGGTGTTTGCATTCGTACTCAGGATCTCCGACTGATCGGCTCAATTTATACAATAGAAACATAAAAAACAAAGTCAAGAGAATCATAAAGAATGGATATAGCccataattatatatatcaaTGCCTAAACATCCGGAAATGTAGAACAGAGATCCTTAGAACTGCTTAtctcgaaaataaattctacaACTAAACTTTCAAACTTCCATACAAATAGGTCTACTtacattttcacatgtttaacATCTCCCTTTCCGTTGTTCTACACAAATTCACCTAATGAAGCATTTGCTTCATTCAATGTGTAGCAGCATTGCTCTTCGTGTTTAACTAGCAAAAAATCCAGAGAGAACATGTATATCGCTATATTAACTCAGCTAACTTTCCAAAACCAAAAATCAGCTAAAAAGAAACGAGCAACAGCTAATCAATCCAGAACATAAATCACAACGTTTCCAAAACCTTATAAATCCATCATAATTGAACACAATTCAGCTCATAAAACAGTTCATCAAACTTTTGAACTCACTTCCGCCGTCGTTCCACGCTCTTCGGAAAGATCTCAGACCGCTCGCACGCGGATCCAGACAAGCGCCGCGGGAAAGTTATCCACTCCAAGTTCCGGCAAGCCAAACTGACCGGAGAAGAAGACAGCGGCCGGAACGCCGGAATTCGCGGGACTTGAAAAAATTCTCGGCGCGCCGACGGCGGCGGTGCGGCGGAGGAGAGCGGGGAGGGTTTCGCACGGGGGAAGCGTGTAAGCAGGAGTTGGCACGCGTTAAGGCACTTATCTTCGGACGTGCCGTTCACACGCATTGCACGGTGACAAGATGTGGGGTCCATGGTGGGGCCCTTTCGGTATGGGCATTTCGTATTTTTGGTCTGAATAAtgaatgaattatttttattatctatttctatttttcttttttctgaatCGTAAATTGGTAgtagtataatatattaatgtTTTGTTTGGTGTTATTTGTAGGCGATTTGCGTGCCGTAACTGTATTTTTCATGCAGTAAGTGTGGGTTTGATTTTTCAGGTATTTAAGCAGGAAAAATGCACACAGGTGTAATAAAAAGATGATTGAattgatatatttaatttaataagttCATAATTTGAGATTTAATTATCTGAACTATTTTGATTCGGATTGATGTATCATATGGAGAGGCTTCTTAAATAATTCGACAtgttctcccctcaaataaataaaaataataataagacatGTTCGCGCATTTAATTTACGTCATAAatatattctcaaaaaaaaattactatatcgtATTacaatgataatttttttataaggtTTACAAATGTATAAACTTCTCTTATAATAATGTTTTTAATGCTATTTATTAAAAACTTCTCTTATAAATTTATCTAGTACTCCGTATTTCTTTTGTGCTCTATTTTAttagaatatattattaattaaaatatgataGGTTGCATGAAAAATCTCCATTACAATTTACATCAAGCATGTATGtgcttataattaaaatatgataGGTTGGATCTTTCAAAAGGAAGATCCAAATTGCAGTTGAGGAAAGATGGTGCAACGCATGTGTGACGGCGGAAGAGACGGTGGAACACGTGCTACTTCACTGCCCAAAAACTGAACAAGTGTGGAACAATATTCAGCAATGGATCAACATCAAGACAGTGACACCAAGAGGTTTATCTCAAcactttctttcttttattcatGCAAGCAAAGATAAGAGATGGCGGAAATTCTTGAAAGGATTGTGGATTGGTACGGTTTGGATTCTGTGGAGATGTCGGAATGAGAGCAGGTTCCAAGGAAAGGTGTGGGATGTTCAAAAAGTTACACAGGAGATTATAGGCAGGATGTGGAGTTGGAACTCTTTTTTTCACATTGTGGACATTAACTTTCCTTTCTCTTTGTGGTGCTCGAATGGGCTTGTTCTGGACTCTTTGTaatttggtacctctggtacctgcTTTTCGTTTCTTATAATAAATTCTCTTTTatcgaccaaaaaaaaaaatgtatgtgCTTATAAAGAGCTCGTGTAAAACGTTTTTTATGGTCTATATGAAAAGTGagcaaatttaaataaattaaatttaaatttaaagttGATATCATGCGTGCACCTTACCTATATGTATTTAAAGCAAAAATTATccaaaaacacaaaaattatTGACATCGACAAATACCGACCTTGTGAGAGCTATGGCGCAACTTgctataattcatacatttaaatACTCACTCTGTCACTCATCTTTCCGAGTTCATGTAATTAATGAAAAAAGTtagtattaaaaattaaaatttggtatactttatacatttacgaacaattactccctccgtccacaaaaattatatCACAATATTTTTAGAATAGGtcttaataaaatgtgagtggagttggTAGTGGAATAATGAGCTAAttttaaatgtgagtgaagtgatatggaccctactactaaaaacgAACGTGgtatattttttatggacgaacgaaaaaagaaaattatggcatattttttgtggacggatgaagtatatctTTTTATCAATTTCTTTGTATTATTTTCCAATAAAATAGAAAGAATTGAATGAAATTCCTTATTACTCCGTCTTATCCACGATAAATGTTGTGTCAGTAAAAAgatacagattttaataaaatactactcccttcatccacataaaatagtctatttttgtcattttgggatgtccacaaaaattagtccctTTACACTTTAGAAACTTTTTATCACATAGTGAATCTATTTCTCtgctcacaatacaattaattattattattaacactaccTTTTAAGTGGGATATTTTATCCACTTACAATAAACTAAactattttcattaaaattcgtgtcgtccacttctaagattatt includes these proteins:
- the LOC131023635 gene encoding uncharacterized protein LOC131023635; the encoded protein is MLKKLIKQFIKLLNSLPPSFHALRKDLRPLARGSRQAPRESYPLQVPASQTDRRRRQRPERRNSRDLKKFSARRRRRCGGGERGGFRTGEACKQELARVKALIFGRAVHTHCTVTRCGVHGGALSVGSFKRKIQIAVEERWCNACVTAEETVEHVLLHCPKTEQVWNNIQQWINIKTVTPRGLSQHFLSFIHASKDKRWRKFLKGLWIGTVWILWRCRNESRFQGKVWDVQKVTQEIIGRMWSWNSFFHIVDINFPFSLWCSNGLVLDSL